Proteins from a single region of Streptomyces vinaceus:
- a CDS encoding 3-hydroxyacyl-CoA dehydrogenase family protein — protein MTPPTIGVLGAGVIGSSVAHAAAAAGYTVTLVDSDPAALDTARRTVRRHQRLATLLGGTRAPALDIRPTTDLAALADVGFVVENTTESERAKRALYPELEKVLAPGTTIAANTSAVPIGRLAEGLTDPGRVVGVHFMNPVDRIDMVEVVRGEDTSDAALRDVEVMLRRLGKKAVVVRDAPGFVINRVLMPVVNLAAAVVADGVATPSQVDDLFKGCLGHTSGPLRTADLIGIDTVVRTLEVLHEHYGTDEFVTHPALRRMVDQGRLGAKSGRGFYSYDGN, from the coding sequence ATGACCCCACCCACCATCGGCGTGCTCGGAGCCGGAGTCATCGGATCCAGCGTCGCCCACGCCGCCGCGGCGGCCGGCTACACGGTGACGCTCGTCGACTCCGACCCCGCAGCGCTCGACACCGCCCGCCGCACCGTCCGCCGCCACCAGCGCCTGGCCACCCTCCTCGGCGGCACGCGCGCCCCGGCGCTCGACATCCGCCCCACAACCGACCTCGCCGCCCTCGCGGACGTCGGGTTCGTCGTGGAGAACACCACCGAGTCGGAGCGGGCCAAACGGGCCCTCTACCCGGAGCTGGAGAAGGTCCTCGCCCCGGGCACGACCATCGCCGCCAACACCTCCGCGGTCCCCATCGGCCGGCTCGCCGAAGGGCTCACCGACCCGGGACGGGTCGTCGGCGTCCACTTCATGAACCCGGTCGACCGGATCGACATGGTCGAGGTCGTCCGCGGCGAGGACACCTCCGACGCCGCCCTGCGGGACGTCGAAGTGATGCTGCGGCGCCTGGGCAAGAAGGCCGTCGTCGTCCGGGACGCGCCCGGCTTCGTGATCAACCGCGTCCTGATGCCGGTCGTCAACCTCGCCGCCGCCGTCGTCGCGGACGGCGTCGCCACACCGAGTCAGGTCGACGACCTCTTCAAGGGCTGCCTCGGCCACACCTCCGGCCCGCTGCGCACCGCGGACCTCATCGGCATAGACACCGTCGTCCGCACCCTGGAGGTGCTGCACGAGCACTACGGGACCGACGAGTTCGTCACCCATCCGGCGCTGCGCCGGATGGTCGACCAGGGCCGGCTCGGCGCGAAGAGCGGCCGAGGCTTCTACTCCTACGACGGGAACTGA
- a CDS encoding acyl carrier protein, with protein sequence MAAPQTTTPRPHTPEEVTATVRQFISRLSGRTAIEDDRPLISDGVLDSVAAVQMVDFVERTFDVEIADEDLELANFDSIRGLAGLVNRRLAAS encoded by the coding sequence ATGGCTGCTCCGCAGACCACCACCCCCCGCCCGCACACCCCCGAGGAAGTCACCGCCACGGTACGGCAGTTCATCAGCCGGCTCAGCGGGCGCACAGCCATCGAGGACGACCGGCCGCTGATCTCCGACGGGGTCCTCGACTCCGTCGCCGCCGTCCAGATGGTCGACTTCGTCGAGCGCACCTTCGACGTCGAGATCGCCGACGAGGACCTCGAACTCGCCAACTTCGACTCCATCCGGGGCCTGGCCGGGCTCGTCAACCGCCGGCTGGCCGCATCGTGA